A region from the Bacteroidales bacterium genome encodes:
- a CDS encoding cytidylate kinase-like family protein — protein sequence MENLLYEYMSKRFAHSQEVNGLPKDLGPVITLSRQAGCGASKLAHDLCTQLNEIAVKSGKAPVWHFINHEILEKSAEKLNLDPGKLNQVITDKERGIMDQIIEALSSHTHKSDQKIMKTMYEVIRQIAEQGNVIIVGRGGATVSQHIPHSLHIKLEAPIQWRCSEVMKKLEYSREYSMEYIRKMDEQRQMYVQRMIQGSEHSFGYDVILNPSRFNHQQMVQMIISMAGLKGIH from the coding sequence ATGGAAAACCTACTTTACGAATACATGAGCAAGCGATTTGCTCACAGTCAGGAGGTAAACGGATTACCAAAGGATTTGGGACCTGTTATCACCCTTTCCCGTCAGGCAGGTTGTGGAGCCAGTAAACTGGCCCATGACTTATGTACTCAATTGAATGAGATCGCTGTAAAATCAGGGAAAGCCCCAGTTTGGCATTTTATTAATCATGAAATCCTGGAAAAATCGGCTGAAAAGCTAAACCTAGACCCTGGAAAATTGAATCAGGTTATTACTGATAAGGAAAGAGGGATCATGGATCAGATTATTGAAGCCCTTTCCTCGCACACCCATAAAAGTGATCAGAAAATCATGAAAACCATGTATGAAGTAATCCGGCAGATTGCTGAACAGGGAAATGTGATCATTGTGGGCAGGGGAGGAGCGACAGTAAGTCAGCACATACCCCATTCACTGCATATAAAGCTTGAAGCACCTATTCAGTGGAGATGTTCAGAGGTCATGAAAAAGCTGGAGTATAGCCGTGAATATAGCATGGAATATATCCGGAAAATGGATGAACAAAGGCAGATGTATGTTCAGCGTATGATCCAGGGAAGCGAACATTCATTTGGATATGATGTAATACTCAATCCCAGCAGGTTCAATCATCAGCAGATGGTTCAAATGATCATTTCAATGGCTGGTTTAAAAGGGATCCATTGA
- a CDS encoding glucose-6-phosphate isomerase: MISLKFSHEHANGFLTEDELLIMQDEVSVSHDMLINKTGKGSEFLGWVDLPEQIDEVLLSGIEEDARRIREMAEVFVVIGIGGSYLGARAVIEALNHPFSGFMKKGAGKGPIIVYAGNSISQDYHSALLELLDEKDYALAVISKSGTTTEPAVAFRILKAHLESKYGKQQACERIFSITDQSRGALKKLSNDEGYKTYVIPDDVGGRFSVLTPVGLLPIAVAGYDIRQMVEGAREMRKVCMETPSIIDNPAARYAAIRNSFYRMGKQVEILVNYEPSLMYITEWWKQLYGESEGKDGEGIFPAGVGFTTDLHSMGQYIQDGQRMIFETVITVDQPARLLKVPHDPSDLDGMNFIAGKTMNEVNQMAALGTVLAHIDGEVPNLSLSIPKLNESSIGELLYFFEFACGLSGYLLGVNPFDQPGVEAYKKNMFALLGKPGYEKETEAIRSRISLGE, from the coding sequence ATGATTTCTCTTAAATTCAGTCATGAGCATGCAAATGGGTTTTTAACGGAAGATGAATTGCTCATCATGCAGGATGAAGTATCTGTTAGCCATGATATGTTGATCAATAAAACCGGAAAGGGGAGTGAATTCCTTGGATGGGTTGACCTGCCTGAACAAATTGATGAAGTACTGCTATCCGGAATAGAAGAAGATGCCCGCCGTATCAGGGAAATGGCAGAGGTATTTGTGGTTATCGGTATTGGCGGATCTTACCTTGGAGCAAGAGCTGTTATTGAAGCATTGAATCATCCTTTTTCCGGCTTTATGAAGAAAGGAGCCGGTAAGGGACCGATCATTGTATATGCTGGAAATAGTATCAGCCAGGATTATCACTCAGCATTACTGGAATTACTTGATGAAAAAGATTATGCCCTGGCAGTGATTTCAAAGTCAGGAACAACCACTGAGCCTGCTGTTGCTTTCCGTATCCTGAAGGCTCACCTTGAATCAAAATATGGCAAACAACAGGCGTGTGAAAGGATTTTCTCTATTACTGATCAATCACGTGGAGCGTTGAAAAAACTTTCCAATGATGAGGGTTATAAAACCTATGTGATTCCTGATGATGTTGGTGGCCGCTTTTCGGTTTTAACACCTGTAGGATTATTGCCGATAGCGGTAGCCGGTTATGACATCAGGCAAATGGTTGAAGGAGCCCGTGAAATGCGCAAAGTGTGTATGGAAACTCCATCCATTATTGATAACCCTGCAGCCAGGTATGCAGCCATAAGGAATTCCTTTTACAGGATGGGTAAACAGGTGGAGATTCTTGTGAATTATGAACCTTCTCTCATGTATATTACTGAATGGTGGAAACAGCTTTATGGTGAAAGTGAAGGAAAGGATGGGGAGGGAATTTTTCCTGCCGGAGTTGGCTTTACAACTGATCTGCATTCTATGGGCCAATATATACAGGATGGACAACGAATGATCTTTGAAACTGTTATTACCGTGGATCAACCTGCACGATTGCTGAAAGTTCCGCACGATCCTTCCGATCTTGATGGAATGAATTTCATTGCAGGCAAAACAATGAATGAAGTAAACCAGATGGCCGCACTTGGTACGGTTCTGGCTCATATTGATGGTGAAGTGCCCAATCTTTCGCTTTCTATACCAAAACTGAATGAATCTTCAATAGGTGAATTGCTCTATTTCTTCGAATTTGCCTGCGGATTAAGTGGATACCTTTTGGGGGTTAATCCATTTGATCAACCGGGAGTGGAAGCCTACAAGAAAAATATGTTTGCACTTTTAGGTAAACCCGGATATGAAAAGGAGACAGAGGCGATTCGCTCCAGGATTTCTTTAGGAGAATAG
- a CDS encoding ABC transporter ATP-binding protein, which produces MAQNKTHSHTQLTVTGLSVEFVHEGGIYKAVDDISFTLKRGSSLGIVGESGSGKSVTSLSIMRLVQQPQGRISSGTITFNDQKGDAVNLLDLTEKEMRSWRGKRIAMIFQEPMTSLNPSIRCGKQLIEMLLQHEKISRKKARERTLELFKEVLLPRPEEAYRSYPHQLSGGQKQRVMIAMAIACNPEILIADEPTTALDVTVQKTILKLLKSLQKKYGMSLIFISHDLGVIAEIADEVLVMLKGKIVEKGPISSIFNAPQHPYTKGLLACRPPLGERPRRLTVISDFLSGQPIVEDFVSQAERDLQHTKLYAKRPLLKAVRISTHFKSSRSLFGKKPDIVKAVDEVSFEVYQGETLGLVGESGCGKTTLGRTLLRLIEPTKGLIYYGNQELNGLKSSEMRKMRKKLQIIFQDPYSSLNPRLTAGHAIMEPMQVHGLHGKDPVRKSMTLELLKKVGLEESHFYRYPHEFSGGQRQRICIARALAVEPEFIICDESVSALDVSVQAQVLNLLNDLKKEYDFTYVFISHDLSVVRYMSDRLMVMQNGKIQEIGDSDTLFSAPTSEYTRLLIDAIPKGIK; this is translated from the coding sequence ATGGCGCAAAACAAAACACATTCGCATACACAATTAACTGTTACCGGGTTAAGTGTTGAATTCGTCCACGAAGGAGGAATATATAAAGCTGTAGATGATATTTCATTTACACTTAAACGGGGTTCCTCACTTGGCATTGTCGGTGAATCAGGGTCAGGGAAATCAGTAACTTCTCTTAGCATTATGCGCCTTGTACAACAACCACAGGGCAGAATAAGCAGTGGGACCATAACCTTCAATGATCAGAAGGGTGATGCTGTCAATTTGCTTGACCTAACTGAAAAAGAGATGCGATCATGGAGGGGAAAACGTATTGCCATGATTTTCCAGGAACCCATGACTTCATTGAATCCATCGATCAGATGCGGCAAACAACTGATTGAGATGCTTTTACAGCATGAAAAGATCAGCAGGAAAAAAGCCCGCGAAAGAACCCTGGAACTTTTTAAAGAGGTACTCTTGCCCCGGCCGGAAGAGGCATATCGTTCCTATCCTCATCAGCTTTCAGGAGGACAAAAACAAAGAGTTATGATTGCAATGGCTATTGCCTGCAACCCGGAAATCCTCATTGCTGATGAACCCACCACTGCACTGGATGTAACAGTGCAGAAAACCATCCTGAAATTGCTCAAATCCCTGCAAAAAAAATATGGGATGAGTCTCATTTTCATTTCTCATGACCTTGGTGTTATTGCAGAAATAGCAGATGAAGTGCTGGTAATGCTGAAAGGAAAAATTGTTGAAAAAGGCCCTATCTCATCAATATTCAATGCTCCTCAACATCCTTATACAAAAGGCTTGCTTGCCTGCAGGCCTCCTTTGGGAGAGCGGCCACGACGCTTAACTGTAATATCAGATTTCTTATCCGGGCAACCCATAGTTGAAGATTTTGTGAGTCAGGCTGAGCGTGACCTGCAGCATACTAAACTGTATGCAAAAAGGCCACTTTTAAAAGCAGTAAGAATAAGTACCCATTTCAAAAGCAGTAGAAGTTTATTTGGTAAAAAACCCGATATAGTGAAGGCTGTTGATGAAGTTTCTTTTGAAGTTTACCAGGGAGAAACACTGGGTTTGGTGGGAGAATCAGGTTGTGGCAAAACAACTTTGGGGAGGACCTTGTTACGGTTAATTGAACCGACAAAAGGATTAATCTATTACGGGAACCAGGAATTAAACGGATTGAAGTCTTCCGAAATGAGAAAGATGAGAAAGAAACTTCAGATCATCTTCCAGGATCCTTATTCATCTCTTAATCCCAGGCTGACAGCTGGACATGCCATCATGGAACCCATGCAGGTTCATGGTTTACATGGGAAGGACCCAGTCAGAAAGTCGATGACCCTGGAATTACTGAAAAAGGTAGGATTGGAAGAATCCCATTTCTACCGCTATCCACATGAGTTTTCCGGGGGACAACGCCAGAGGATTTGTATTGCACGGGCTCTTGCCGTTGAGCCTGAGTTTATTATCTGTGATGAATCGGTTTCAGCCTTAGATGTGTCTGTGCAGGCACAGGTACTGAATCTCTTGAATGACCTGAAAAAGGAGTATGATTTCACTTATGTATTCATTTCACACGATCTTTCGGTAGTCAGGTATATGAGCGACAGGCTTATGGTGATGCAAAACGGGAAAATCCAGGAAATCGGTGACTCCGATACCCTGTTCTCCGCTCCGACATCAGAATATACCCGTCTGCTGATTGATGCCATACCGAAAGGTATTAAATAA